One window of Dyadobacter sandarakinus genomic DNA carries:
- a CDS encoding AsmA-like C-terminal region-containing protein, translated as MFARVLKILGIVGLCGVFLFGAVEFWVYKNRETIFLKVKELVNDRINGNLEIEDIKFRPFHGQFGLNFALVNVKLTDSLYQKHKIPFLEAANIRVSLDLKNFYTGNIKIKNLIVEDATLHIFKQRDGYSNLTIFSSGKPVKDKTEKETDSMAKRLGNLQFHNFQVTYQDSVRQNYFGALFHDAVNTIAETDSGSIARLTGTVLFDGLTFKPKKGGFLNKQETNVSFVVGFDEDEQVLRIFPSVLETTVKDKILISGEFDFADTLRTFRMNFEAEQIEVDNAVKLLSKRLREQIDSIGVHTKVNAKVKVAGQLAGKQPKADVYFRTNTFKYELPVGTLRDMKAEGVFTNQSDTAKEASVANSRLVAPNITGKFETVPFNLNLSVFNFFNPTARLDGYVSADSTNLDGLLDPSRYRFKNGSARVEFHFDGSLKKFYDAKTDRFNGKLWGKTSVNNISIDYLPRQVHLRQIKGDFTFNEKVFVFPNLRLSDGQNMMYVRGQIVDLIPYLFGSPKILSANVDITIPNWQLNWLESLLAPRKVPVKRKKRLKLADLLDDAIDQMEVVAKLDAKKLRYRNLTASNVKGQFTIRDNAMNLEYFVMKAFGGGNVRISGQMDNSGASKYPHIAVKGKIANANVHSVFYSFDDFSQKTITHNNLKGRLSTDFNFEANIDNNIKLIPSSMSGLLHINLTNGHIINFEPFMKMKKLIFKKRNFEEVKLAPIRNEFRLKGQEIFIAPMEIESNVVTLFIDGIYSFGNKTDINIGIPLSNLKKRDSTYVLDPNNPDKKEGPKIFLRAVDENGEVNIKLAFRKKKDKDKSRKEEEELDPESIEK; from the coding sequence ATGTTTGCAAGAGTTCTGAAAATCCTTGGTATTGTAGGCTTGTGCGGAGTCTTTTTGTTCGGAGCGGTAGAGTTCTGGGTCTATAAAAACCGGGAAACAATTTTTCTGAAAGTAAAAGAGCTGGTCAATGACCGCATTAATGGGAATCTCGAAATCGAGGACATCAAGTTTCGTCCTTTTCACGGTCAATTCGGACTAAACTTCGCGCTGGTCAATGTAAAACTTACCGACAGTCTTTACCAGAAACACAAAATTCCCTTCCTGGAAGCTGCCAATATCCGCGTTTCCCTTGATTTGAAAAACTTTTACACGGGTAATATCAAGATCAAAAACCTGATCGTGGAAGATGCTACACTGCACATTTTCAAGCAGCGCGACGGATACTCCAACCTTACTATTTTTTCATCGGGAAAGCCTGTAAAGGATAAAACAGAAAAAGAGACGGACTCCATGGCCAAGCGGCTGGGTAATCTGCAGTTTCATAATTTTCAGGTGACCTACCAGGATTCAGTACGTCAGAATTACTTTGGGGCTTTGTTTCACGATGCCGTCAATACCATTGCTGAAACAGACTCAGGCAGTATTGCGCGGCTTACCGGGACTGTATTATTTGACGGACTGACCTTCAAACCCAAAAAAGGAGGGTTTTTGAATAAGCAGGAAACAAATGTGAGCTTTGTGGTAGGTTTCGATGAAGATGAGCAAGTCCTCCGGATATTTCCCTCTGTACTCGAAACTACGGTAAAGGATAAAATCCTGATCAGCGGCGAGTTTGATTTTGCAGATACCCTGCGAACATTCCGGATGAATTTTGAGGCAGAGCAGATTGAGGTAGACAATGCGGTGAAGCTTCTTAGCAAGCGGCTGCGCGAGCAGATTGATTCCATTGGGGTACATACAAAGGTGAATGCCAAGGTGAAAGTAGCCGGACAGCTTGCCGGAAAGCAGCCCAAAGCCGACGTATATTTCCGTACGAACACATTCAAATACGAACTTCCGGTGGGCACGCTCCGGGACATGAAGGCCGAAGGTGTTTTTACCAATCAGAGTGACACGGCTAAAGAAGCCAGCGTGGCAAACTCGCGGCTGGTTGCGCCCAATATTACAGGGAAGTTTGAAACCGTACCTTTTAACCTGAATCTTTCAGTTTTTAATTTTTTTAATCCCACCGCCCGGCTCGACGGCTACGTATCGGCAGACTCTACAAACCTGGACGGCCTGCTGGATCCGTCAAGGTACCGCTTCAAAAATGGAAGTGCGCGTGTTGAGTTTCATTTTGACGGAAGTCTTAAGAAATTCTATGATGCCAAAACAGACCGATTTAACGGAAAGCTGTGGGGCAAAACTTCGGTCAACAACATTTCCATAGACTATCTGCCCCGGCAGGTACATTTGCGGCAGATCAAGGGTGATTTTACATTCAATGAGAAGGTTTTTGTTTTTCCCAACCTTCGCTTGTCCGATGGTCAGAACATGATGTATGTCCGCGGACAGATCGTGGACCTGATCCCTTACCTGTTTGGTTCGCCCAAAATATTGTCTGCCAATGTGGATATTACCATTCCAAACTGGCAGCTCAACTGGCTCGAATCGCTCCTGGCTCCCAGGAAAGTGCCCGTAAAGCGAAAAAAACGCTTAAAGCTGGCGGATCTTTTGGATGATGCCATTGACCAGATGGAGGTAGTAGCCAAGCTGGACGCCAAAAAGTTGCGCTACCGGAACCTTACTGCCAGTAACGTGAAAGGCCAGTTTACGATCAGGGACAATGCAATGAATCTCGAATACTTTGTCATGAAGGCATTTGGGGGCGGAAATGTGCGCATTTCAGGACAAATGGATAACTCAGGTGCCAGCAAGTATCCGCATATAGCAGTAAAGGGAAAGATCGCCAATGCAAATGTGCATTCTGTTTTTTACTCCTTTGATGATTTTAGTCAAAAGACGATCACCCACAACAACCTGAAAGGCAGACTGAGCACCGATTTCAACTTTGAGGCCAACATTGACAATAACATCAAGCTGATTCCGTCCAGTATGAGCGGGCTGCTGCATATCAATCTGACGAATGGCCACATTATCAATTTTGAGCCTTTCATGAAGATGAAAAAGCTCATTTTTAAAAAGCGGAACTTTGAGGAAGTAAAGCTGGCGCCGATCCGGAACGAGTTCAGGCTGAAAGGACAGGAAATATTCATTGCCCCGATGGAAATCGAGTCGAATGTGGTTACGCTGTTTATTGACGGTATTTACAGTTTCGGCAATAAAACCGACATCAACATCGGAATTCCGCTGAGCAACCTGAAAAAACGCGACTCGACCTACGTGCTCGATCCGAACAATCCCGATAAAAAGGAGGGACCCAAAATTTTCCTGCGAGCCGTGGATGAAAACGGCGAGGTAAACATCAAGCTGGCATTCAGGAAGAAAAAAGACAAGGATAAATCCAGGAAAGAGGAGGAAGAGCTGGATCCCGAAAGTATCGAGAAGTAA
- the lysS gene encoding lysine--tRNA ligase yields the protein MLLSEQEILRRQKREELSKMGIAPYPAEEFSVNAYISDILKNYENNKLDYKSVSLAGRLMGFRIMGSAAFAELQDSTGRMQLYFRRDDLCPGDDKTLYNTVFKKLLDIGDIIGINGFVFTTQTGEISVHVQEFKILNKSLRPLPIVKRDEDGNTYDGFTDPELRYRQRYVDLIVNPEVRDIFIKRARIITTMRSYFDTKGWLEVETPVLQSIHGGAAARPFETHHNTLDMDLFLRIATELHLKRLIVGGFEGVYEFGKLFRNEGMDRTHNPEFTTVELYVAYKDYLWMMKTTEEVLEKVAVAVNGTSLVQFGDKQIDFAGPYPRLSITDAIHQYTGLNVDELDEATIREQCRAWGMEVSDAMGKGKLIDEIFGEKVEANIIQPTFITDHPVEMSPLTKKHRSKPGMVERFELFVNGKEIANAYSELNDPIEQRERFEDQLKLKERGDDEAMEMDDDFLRSLEYGMPPTAGIGIGIDRLTMLLTNNVSIQEVIFFPQMRAEKKPEMAREMDYMKEGVPAVWIPALQKLNILTIEQLKTANPNKIFNDLGGIRKKLKIEDKLPSLDDVKAWVSQVS from the coding sequence ATGTTACTGAGTGAACAGGAGATATTACGGCGCCAGAAACGCGAAGAACTTTCCAAGATGGGCATTGCGCCTTATCCCGCAGAGGAATTTTCTGTAAATGCTTATATTTCAGACATTTTAAAGAACTACGAAAACAATAAGCTGGACTATAAAAGTGTGTCTCTGGCGGGCCGTCTGATGGGTTTCCGGATCATGGGCAGCGCTGCATTTGCCGAGCTGCAGGACAGTACCGGCCGCATGCAGCTATACTTCCGCCGCGATGATCTTTGTCCCGGCGACGACAAGACATTGTACAATACCGTGTTCAAAAAATTGCTGGACATCGGTGATATTATCGGGATCAACGGATTCGTATTTACTACGCAAACCGGCGAGATCTCCGTGCATGTACAGGAGTTTAAAATACTGAACAAATCCCTGCGTCCGCTGCCCATTGTAAAGCGTGACGAGGATGGCAATACGTACGACGGATTTACGGATCCCGAGCTGCGCTACCGCCAGCGTTATGTGGACCTGATCGTCAATCCGGAAGTTCGTGACATCTTTATCAAACGCGCCCGGATTATCACCACCATGCGCTCGTACTTCGACACAAAAGGCTGGCTGGAAGTAGAGACACCGGTATTGCAGTCCATTCACGGCGGTGCCGCTGCCCGGCCGTTTGAAACCCACCATAATACCCTGGACATGGATCTGTTCCTTCGCATAGCCACGGAGCTGCACCTGAAAAGGCTGATTGTCGGTGGATTTGAAGGAGTATACGAGTTTGGAAAGTTGTTCCGGAACGAAGGAATGGACCGCACACATAATCCGGAGTTTACGACGGTGGAACTTTACGTTGCGTATAAGGACTACCTGTGGATGATGAAGACTACAGAGGAGGTTTTGGAAAAAGTGGCAGTGGCTGTCAATGGAACTTCCCTCGTGCAGTTTGGCGACAAGCAGATTGACTTCGCCGGGCCCTATCCGCGTTTGAGTATTACAGATGCTATTCACCAATATACCGGCCTCAATGTAGACGAGCTCGATGAGGCCACGATCCGTGAGCAGTGCCGCGCCTGGGGAATGGAAGTGAGTGATGCTATGGGTAAAGGCAAGCTGATCGATGAGATTTTTGGTGAAAAAGTGGAAGCTAATATCATCCAGCCCACGTTCATCACCGACCATCCCGTGGAAATGTCACCACTGACCAAAAAGCACCGGTCGAAGCCGGGAATGGTTGAGCGCTTTGAGCTGTTTGTCAACGGAAAAGAAATTGCCAATGCGTATTCGGAGCTGAACGATCCGATTGAGCAGCGCGAGCGGTTTGAGGATCAGCTTAAACTGAAAGAGCGCGGCGACGACGAAGCCATGGAAATGGATGATGATTTCCTGCGCTCGCTGGAATACGGCATGCCACCTACCGCGGGGATTGGTATTGGTATTGACCGCCTCACCATGCTCCTGACCAATAATGTAAGTATACAGGAAGTAATTTTCTTCCCGCAGATGCGTGCGGAGAAAAAGCCTGAAATGGCGCGTGAGATGGATTATATGAAAGAGGGAGTACCGGCTGTATGGATTCCTGCATTGCAAAAGCTGAACATTCTGACCATCGAGCAGCTAAAAACCGCCAATCCCAACAAGATCTTCAATGACCTGGGCGGCATACGCAAAAAGCTTAAAATTGAGGACAAGCTCCCGTCGCTTGATGACGTCAAAGCCTGGGTCTCGCAAGTCAGCTGA
- a CDS encoding cold-shock protein, which produces MPTGTVKFFNEAKGYGFIVEDDTNKDIFVHVTGLGGLTIRENDQVEFEVVEGKKGLNAVQVKKV; this is translated from the coding sequence ATGCCAACAGGTACTGTAAAATTTTTCAATGAAGCTAAGGGATACGGCTTCATCGTAGAAGACGACACAAACAAGGACATTTTCGTCCATGTAACAGGATTGGGAGGACTTACTATCCGTGAAAATGACCAGGTAGAATTCGAAGTCGTTGAAGGTAAAAAAGGACTTAACGCTGTTCAGGTAAAAAAGGTATAA
- a CDS encoding PspC domain-containing protein: MNKLRYYVEDQIFGVCAKLGEKLNFPASSVRLYFIYATFMTFGSPIILYLVLAFWMELGHHRRRHNSPTIWEL; encoded by the coding sequence ATGAACAAACTTCGATACTATGTTGAAGACCAGATTTTTGGGGTCTGCGCTAAACTAGGAGAAAAGCTTAATTTTCCGGCGAGCAGTGTTCGTCTGTACTTCATCTATGCTACTTTCATGACCTTCGGGTCGCCCATCATCCTGTACCTGGTACTGGCATTCTGGATGGAGCTGGGCCACCATCGCCGGCGGCATAACAGCCCCACTATCTGGGAGTTATAG
- a CDS encoding glycosyltransferase family 2 protein — MTSSVAIVILNYNGRHYLEQFLPDIVKYAGGHDVWIADNASSDGSLAWVTATYPGIKTLTISENKGYAGGYNEALKHIPAKYYILLNSDIQVTENWIDPVISFMETDERIAACQPKIRAFDLPTHFEYAGAAGGYMDYLGYPFCRGRIFDTREEDTGQYDDEQDVFWATGACLFVRAEAFHRAAGFDESFFAHMEEIDLCWRLLNMQYRITYCGKSVVYHVGGGTLHKSNPKKTFLNYRNNLIMLFKNLPVGRRWKTILIRLVLDGLSSVRFMAAGAWPDVIAIIRAHFAFYRMIPGLMKRSKRTTNRAPLYFKSVVVEYFLMGKHRFRELPGIKTAITPR; from the coding sequence ATGACTTCCTCTGTTGCAATTGTAATCCTGAATTATAACGGCAGGCACTATCTCGAGCAATTTCTTCCGGACATCGTAAAGTATGCTGGCGGCCACGACGTCTGGATCGCGGACAATGCGTCTTCAGACGGTTCCCTGGCCTGGGTTACAGCTACTTATCCGGGCATCAAAACCCTCACAATTTCCGAGAACAAAGGATATGCAGGAGGGTACAATGAAGCATTAAAGCACATTCCGGCCAAATACTACATTCTGCTGAACTCCGATATCCAGGTCACCGAAAACTGGATCGATCCTGTGATCAGCTTTATGGAAACCGATGAGCGCATTGCAGCTTGTCAGCCCAAGATCCGTGCATTTGACCTGCCTACGCATTTCGAGTATGCCGGCGCGGCCGGCGGCTATATGGATTACCTGGGATATCCTTTTTGCCGGGGGCGCATTTTCGATACCCGGGAAGAGGATACAGGTCAGTACGACGATGAGCAGGACGTTTTCTGGGCTACGGGAGCGTGCCTGTTTGTACGTGCCGAAGCATTTCACCGTGCTGCGGGTTTTGATGAATCCTTTTTCGCGCACATGGAGGAAATTGACCTGTGCTGGCGGCTGCTGAACATGCAGTACCGGATTACCTATTGCGGCAAATCAGTCGTTTACCACGTTGGAGGCGGAACCCTGCACAAATCGAATCCAAAAAAGACATTCCTGAATTACCGTAACAACCTGATCATGCTGTTCAAGAATCTTCCGGTAGGCCGGAGATGGAAAACGATCCTGATCAGGCTGGTGCTGGACGGACTTTCCAGCGTGCGGTTTATGGCTGCGGGAGCCTGGCCGGATGTAATTGCGATCATCCGGGCACATTTTGCGTTTTACAGGATGATACCGGGATTGATGAAGCGTTCAAAAAGGACCACCAACCGGGCACCGCTGTACTTCAAAAGTGTGGTTGTGGAGTACTTCCTGATGGGTAAACACAGATTCAGGGAGCTGCCTGGTATCAAAACTGCTATAACTCCCAGATAG
- a CDS encoding YbaB/EbfC family nucleoid-associated protein: protein MFGNMADMMGLMGKMKDLQSRMKEAQSELVNITETAESGGGLVKAKVNGQKTLVSLEIDKDLINPDDIEMLQDLVVAAVNRALSDIEPKIKEHLQKATDGMLPNIPGLDLGGFMK from the coding sequence ATGTTTGGTAATATGGCAGACATGATGGGGCTCATGGGCAAAATGAAAGACCTTCAGTCCCGTATGAAAGAAGCGCAAAGTGAGCTTGTCAATATCACGGAAACAGCTGAGTCAGGAGGAGGGCTGGTTAAAGCCAAAGTAAATGGTCAGAAGACGCTCGTATCCCTGGAAATTGACAAAGACCTGATTAATCCCGACGATATCGAAATGCTGCAGGACCTTGTGGTAGCGGCTGTTAACCGCGCTTTGAGCGATATTGAACCTAAAATTAAAGAGCACCTTCAAAAAGCGACAGACGGAATGCTGCCCAATATCCCGGGACTTGATCTGGGAGGGTTCATGAAATAA
- a CDS encoding T9SS type B sorting domain-containing protein, with amino-acid sequence MNVRLLVTALILNVVLLFRPDVSAQFCQSTGGFTITPAQGCAPLTVQVSNQVHKAESLTYAFEFDRTQTTAPTTGITQDSAYTYSKPGTYTILQYGSAGGTGFSQCADVVVFETRAPRAELTTCPSGRAMLTIARDSISRAYNFIDVDWGDGQRQSISVSATTDLGLTHNYTPGSTPVVVVSGRYANGQCRQSVSSISLQGSAGQSLSAIRIRSVEMSAAGEAKVLYDGIEGVPTEVLIDRGDGQFVSTGKTGQAGGSQAASISGLDAAKSYRFKLSSRNICDNLVESAVVSSLTVKEVPTALDEIITVAWEHLANTNAIVEYQVKRNGTIVYSTPDQLTFQDTDVQCGNTYQYEIVAVVENDVRSYSASLTLEPKTSAPEIITNASVSVEDNGNVATLVELSGEGLTSSYNLIVERALAGSSDFQQVSPPANTTLQFKDSNVNTDAQSYCYRFSYENACKLKSPATSQPVCTILLSGGAQNVFWNADSPFTGGLASYDLVAKRQDGSIQDQIPMQLGTSYQLDLNAPTIFSFQVKAQSLNPGLQSFSNVLRFRKDAIVQVPDAFTPNGDAYNERFEIKGYFIDDYHLSVYSRWGEVVFQSNNMADSWDGNIKTGKAPGGYYLYKLELTDSNGQKVMKEGSFLLIR; translated from the coding sequence ATGAATGTTCGTCTACTAGTTACAGCACTTATTCTCAACGTTGTTTTACTGTTCCGGCCTGATGTTTCGGCGCAGTTTTGTCAGAGTACGGGAGGTTTTACCATTACTCCTGCGCAGGGTTGTGCGCCGCTGACCGTCCAGGTCAGCAACCAGGTACACAAGGCCGAAAGCCTCACCTACGCATTTGAATTTGACCGTACACAAACAACAGCACCTACCACCGGGATTACGCAGGACTCTGCCTACACCTACAGCAAACCGGGTACTTATACCATTTTACAGTACGGAAGTGCGGGCGGTACCGGGTTCAGCCAGTGCGCTGATGTGGTTGTTTTTGAAACCAGGGCACCCAGGGCCGAGCTGACTACCTGTCCGAGCGGACGGGCCATGCTGACCATTGCGCGCGACAGTATTTCAAGAGCATATAATTTCATAGACGTTGACTGGGGCGACGGCCAGCGCCAATCGATCAGTGTAAGTGCCACAACGGATCTTGGTCTTACCCATAATTATACTCCGGGAAGCACACCTGTGGTGGTGGTTTCGGGGAGGTATGCCAATGGTCAATGCAGGCAGAGCGTCAGCAGTATTTCTCTTCAGGGTAGTGCCGGTCAGAGCCTGTCTGCAATCCGGATACGGAGTGTGGAAATGTCGGCAGCGGGGGAAGCAAAGGTCTTGTACGACGGCATAGAGGGAGTACCTACCGAAGTGCTGATTGACCGGGGCGACGGGCAGTTTGTAAGCACCGGAAAAACCGGACAGGCAGGCGGCTCGCAGGCAGCAAGCATCAGCGGACTGGATGCGGCGAAGTCGTACCGGTTCAAGCTTTCGTCCCGTAATATCTGCGATAACCTGGTGGAAAGCGCGGTAGTCAGCAGCCTCACAGTAAAAGAAGTTCCAACTGCCCTGGATGAGATTATCACGGTTGCCTGGGAGCATCTGGCCAATACAAACGCCATAGTGGAGTACCAGGTAAAAAGAAACGGAACAATCGTGTATTCGACACCCGACCAGCTCACATTTCAGGATACGGACGTACAATGCGGCAATACGTACCAGTACGAGATTGTGGCGGTAGTGGAAAACGACGTGCGCTCTTACTCCGCCTCTCTTACGCTGGAACCCAAAACTTCGGCGCCGGAAATTATTACAAATGCGAGTGTCAGTGTAGAGGATAATGGAAATGTAGCTACGTTGGTGGAGCTCTCCGGCGAAGGTTTGACAAGTTCGTACAACCTTATTGTGGAGCGTGCGCTGGCGGGCAGCAGCGATTTTCAGCAGGTTTCGCCTCCTGCAAATACTACCCTGCAGTTTAAGGATAGCAATGTAAATACGGATGCACAATCGTACTGCTATCGTTTCAGCTACGAAAATGCCTGCAAGCTGAAATCACCTGCGACCAGCCAGCCGGTATGCACAATCTTGCTCAGCGGAGGCGCACAGAATGTGTTCTGGAATGCCGATTCGCCTTTCACCGGCGGTCTGGCTTCCTATGACCTGGTTGCAAAAAGGCAGGATGGCAGTATCCAGGATCAGATACCCATGCAGCTCGGTACCTCCTACCAGCTTGACCTGAATGCACCCACAATTTTTTCATTTCAGGTAAAAGCACAATCCCTGAATCCGGGCCTGCAGAGTTTTTCGAATGTGCTGCGCTTCCGGAAAGATGCGATTGTACAGGTGCCGGATGCATTTACCCCAAACGGAGATGCATACAATGAGCGGTTTGAAATCAAAGGCTACTTTATCGATGACTACCATCTTTCGGTGTACAGTCGCTGGGGTGAGGTGGTTTTTCAATCAAATAACATGGCAGACAGCTGGGACGGGAATATCAAAACCGGAAAAGCACCCGGCGGGTATTACCTTTATAAACTGGAACTTACCGACAGCAATGGTCAGAAAGTAATGAAAGAAGGCAGTTTTCTGCTGATCAGGTAA
- a CDS encoding bifunctional 3,4-dihydroxy-2-butanone-4-phosphate synthase/GTP cyclohydrolase II, which translates to MNNNNNTIVLDSIEDAIEAIRRGEMIIVVDDEDRENEGDFICAAELITPEIVNFMAREGRGLICVPLTEERCTALELEMMVGNNTALHETAFTVSVDLLGNGCTTGISASDRSKTIQALVNPDTRPEDLGRPGHIFPLRAKKGGVLRRTGHTEAAIDFPRLAGLAPAGVLVEILNEDGSMARLPQLREIANRFNLRLVSIKDLIEYRLRKESLIKREIGVDMPTKWGHFDLIAYRQINTGDLHLALVKGTWEKDEPVLVRVHSSCVTGDIFGSCRCDCGPQLHAAMEMVDKAGKGVIVYMNQEGRGIGLLNKLRAYKLQEMGRDTVEANLELGFSMDDRDYGVGAQILRDLNITKLRLISNNPKKRAGLIGYGLEIVDSLNIEIPANPFNEKYLLTKRDKMGHNLSNLSIPVNKG; encoded by the coding sequence ATGAACAATAATAACAATACCATCGTACTGGATTCCATTGAAGATGCAATCGAAGCAATCCGCAGGGGTGAAATGATCATTGTGGTCGATGATGAAGACCGGGAAAATGAAGGTGACTTTATTTGCGCAGCCGAACTGATAACTCCTGAAATCGTCAATTTCATGGCCCGTGAAGGCAGAGGGCTCATTTGCGTACCGCTTACAGAGGAACGCTGCACAGCGCTTGAACTTGAAATGATGGTTGGCAACAACACCGCATTGCACGAAACTGCATTCACCGTATCGGTTGATTTGCTGGGCAATGGCTGTACCACCGGCATTTCGGCCAGTGACCGTTCCAAAACCATCCAGGCACTTGTGAATCCTGATACAAGGCCCGAAGATCTGGGCCGGCCCGGCCATATTTTTCCGTTACGCGCCAAAAAAGGCGGCGTACTCCGCCGCACCGGACATACCGAAGCTGCTATTGATTTTCCAAGACTGGCCGGACTGGCACCCGCCGGTGTACTGGTTGAGATCCTCAATGAAGATGGCTCTATGGCCCGTCTTCCGCAACTGAGAGAAATTGCCAATCGCTTCAATCTGAGGCTGGTCAGTATCAAAGACCTGATCGAGTACCGCCTCCGCAAAGAGTCGCTGATCAAAAGGGAGATCGGTGTGGATATGCCTACCAAATGGGGGCACTTTGACCTGATTGCCTATCGCCAGATCAACACCGGCGACCTGCACCTGGCATTGGTGAAAGGTACCTGGGAAAAAGATGAACCTGTGCTGGTGCGCGTGCATTCTTCCTGTGTTACAGGCGATATTTTCGGCTCATGCCGGTGCGATTGCGGTCCTCAGCTGCATGCAGCCATGGAAATGGTCGACAAAGCAGGAAAAGGTGTGATCGTGTATATGAACCAGGAAGGACGCGGTATCGGTCTTTTAAATAAACTCAGAGCCTATAAACTGCAGGAAATGGGTCGTGATACGGTGGAAGCCAACCTTGAACTCGGCTTTTCAATGGATGACCGTGATTATGGTGTGGGCGCTCAGATCCTGCGCGACCTGAACATTACCAAGCTGCGGCTGATTTCCAACAATCCCAAAAAACGGGCAGGACTGATCGGGTATGGTCTTGAAATTGTGGATTCACTCAATATTGAGATTCCTGCCAACCCGTTCAATGAAAAATATCTTCTTACCAAAAGGGACAAAATGGGTCATAACCTGAGCAACCTTTCCATCCCGGTCAACAAAGGGTAA
- a CDS encoding bifunctional heptose 7-phosphate kinase/heptose 1-phosphate adenyltransferase — MDINEVFEAFNSLRVLVIGDLMLDSYVWGKVERISPEAPVPVVTVQRREYRLGGAGNVLLNVQSLGAEAIICSVIGSDAAGQLLEDSLTAKGLNCEGLIRSEYRVTTIKERIIAGSQQIVRVDTETDKPISQNETQQLIEKVKSLTRSCQVIIFEDYDKGVITPECIAEITAFANAHGIPTVVDPKKRNFLSYEHVTLFKPNLKELREGLKVDFNVDEPAELEATVQLLKEKLQVKGALITLSERGVFIDFQDEKHQLPAHRRHITDVSGAGDTVISIAACCIALGLPAKTIAAVSNLGGGLVCEMVGVVPIDKSRLKSETQKMQLL, encoded by the coding sequence ATGGATATTAACGAGGTTTTTGAGGCGTTTAATTCGCTTCGTGTATTGGTGATCGGCGACCTGATGCTCGACTCCTATGTTTGGGGAAAAGTGGAAAGGATTTCGCCGGAGGCGCCCGTACCTGTTGTAACAGTTCAAAGAAGAGAGTACCGGCTGGGCGGTGCAGGAAATGTACTTTTGAATGTACAATCACTGGGTGCCGAAGCAATAATCTGCTCGGTTATCGGAAGTGACGCTGCCGGCCAGCTGCTGGAAGACAGCCTTACCGCCAAAGGCCTGAACTGTGAAGGCCTGATCCGTAGCGAATACCGCGTAACAACCATCAAAGAGCGCATTATTGCCGGGTCGCAGCAGATTGTGCGGGTTGATACCGAAACCGATAAGCCCATTTCACAGAATGAAACACAGCAGCTGATCGAGAAAGTCAAGTCGCTGACACGATCCTGCCAGGTGATTATTTTCGAGGACTACGACAAAGGTGTGATCACGCCTGAATGCATTGCTGAAATAACTGCCTTTGCCAATGCGCATGGTATACCGACGGTGGTTGATCCCAAGAAAAGAAATTTCCTTTCCTACGAACATGTTACCCTTTTCAAACCCAATCTGAAAGAGCTGCGGGAGGGATTAAAGGTTGATTTCAATGTAGATGAACCTGCCGAACTTGAAGCAACCGTACAGCTTCTCAAAGAAAAGCTGCAAGTGAAAGGAGCACTGATCACCCTTTCGGAGCGGGGTGTATTCATTGACTTTCAGGATGAAAAACATCAGCTGCCCGCACACAGGCGGCACATTACAGATGTATCGGGCGCCGGCGATACGGTAATCAGCATTGCAGCCTGCTGCATAGCCCTCGGACTCCCGGCCAAAACGATTGCAGCCGTATCAAACCTGGGGGGCGGGCTTGTCTGTGAAATGGTGGGAGTGGTCCCGATCGACAAAAGCCGCCTGAAATCAGAAACTCAGAAAATGCAGCTGCTATAA